One genomic region from Mesorhizobium terrae encodes:
- a CDS encoding MFS transporter → MTVETKSQDEESVHWLPMIAAISSISVVGIAIGLGMPLLSVILESRGHSASMIGLNTAVAGLASIAGAPLATPIATRLGVAWTMLIMIAAGALAFVGFHFATAFWMWFPLRVVLHIALTVLFILSEFWISTSAPPKRRGLVLGIYATVLSLGFAAGPWLFSRIGSSGFLPFGVIVVLVMIAAIPVLAARKESPPIRAEGEETSGFLQYIWLVPTATAAVLVFGAVETGGFALFPVYGNRIGYSEADAALLLTMIGLGNVLLQIPLGMISDRVGDRRYLLLICAAVGLLGTLVMPHLAQNWYLMAALLFVWGGVVAALYTVGLAHLGSQLSGHELASANAAFVLCYGVGMVLGPQAIGIGMDAFGPSGFGGALSLFFAAYMVLAIGRLAFRRGPG, encoded by the coding sequence ATGACGGTCGAAACCAAGTCGCAGGACGAGGAGAGCGTACACTGGCTGCCGATGATCGCGGCCATTTCCTCGATCAGCGTGGTCGGCATCGCCATCGGCCTCGGCATGCCGCTGCTCAGCGTCATCCTGGAATCACGCGGTCATTCGGCGTCGATGATCGGCCTCAATACCGCCGTGGCCGGCCTCGCCTCGATCGCAGGCGCACCGCTGGCGACACCGATCGCCACGCGCCTCGGCGTCGCCTGGACCATGCTGATTATGATCGCCGCCGGCGCGCTCGCCTTTGTCGGCTTCCATTTCGCGACCGCGTTCTGGATGTGGTTTCCGTTGCGCGTGGTGCTGCATATCGCGCTGACGGTCCTGTTCATCCTGTCCGAATTCTGGATCAGCACTTCGGCGCCGCCGAAGCGGCGCGGTCTGGTGCTGGGTATCTATGCCACTGTGCTGTCGCTGGGTTTCGCCGCCGGGCCCTGGCTGTTCTCGCGAATCGGCAGTTCCGGTTTCCTGCCCTTCGGCGTCATCGTCGTACTGGTGATGATTGCCGCGATACCGGTCCTGGCAGCCCGCAAGGAAAGCCCGCCCATCCGCGCCGAAGGCGAGGAGACCAGTGGCTTCCTGCAATATATCTGGCTTGTTCCCACGGCCACCGCGGCCGTCCTGGTGTTCGGCGCCGTGGAAACCGGCGGTTTCGCGCTGTTCCCGGTCTATGGCAACCGTATCGGCTATTCCGAGGCGGATGCAGCACTTCTGCTGACCATGATCGGCCTCGGTAACGTGCTCTTGCAGATACCGCTTGGCATGATCAGCGACCGGGTCGGCGACCGCCGCTACCTGTTGTTGATCTGCGCCGCCGTCGGGCTGCTCGGCACACTGGTGATGCCGCATCTTGCGCAGAACTGGTACCTGATGGCGGCCCTGCTGTTCGTGTGGGGCGGCGTCGTCGCCGCGCTCTACACGGTCGGCCTTGCCCATCTCGGCTCGCAGCTTTCAGGACATGAACTGGCATCCGCCAACGCCGCCTTCGTGCTTTGCTACGGTGTCGGCATGGTGCTGGGGCCACAGGCGATCGGCATCGGCATGGACGCTTTCGGCCCGTCCGGCTTCGGCGGCGCGCTGTCGCTGTTCTTCGCCGCCTATATGGTGCTGGCGATCGGGAGGCTCGCGTTCAGGCGGGGACCCGGCTAG
- a CDS encoding class I SAM-dependent methyltransferase — translation MSRKDHDHWSEVAAEWIEWARAPNHDAFWAYRPALREFVGQGTGEALEVGCGEGRVSRLLKECGHRVTATDPVAAFVAAARGADSADRYEVAPANALPFEAASFDLVMAYNVLMDVEDVPAAVTEMRRVLRPSGTLFVSIVHPFADRGRFDRERPGMPFVVDGTYFGREHFEGAEERDGLRMRFAGWSQPLQNYMAALEEAGLAITALREPVPDTGSQWAGLQNWVRMPLFLWLKARPLP, via the coding sequence ATGAGCAGGAAAGATCACGACCATTGGTCCGAAGTCGCTGCCGAGTGGATCGAATGGGCTCGTGCGCCCAACCACGATGCCTTCTGGGCCTACCGGCCCGCCTTGCGCGAATTTGTCGGGCAGGGCACGGGCGAAGCGCTGGAAGTCGGTTGCGGCGAAGGCCGGGTCTCCAGGCTCCTCAAGGAATGCGGCCATCGCGTAACCGCGACGGACCCGGTGGCGGCGTTCGTTGCCGCTGCCCGGGGCGCCGATTCGGCTGATCGCTACGAAGTTGCCCCCGCAAACGCCTTGCCGTTCGAAGCCGCCAGCTTCGATCTCGTCATGGCCTATAATGTGCTCATGGATGTCGAGGATGTTCCGGCCGCGGTGACGGAAATGCGGCGCGTGCTCCGCCCATCCGGCACGCTGTTCGTCTCCATCGTGCATCCCTTCGCCGATCGCGGCCGGTTCGATCGCGAACGGCCGGGCATGCCTTTCGTGGTTGACGGCACCTATTTCGGCCGCGAGCATTTCGAGGGCGCGGAAGAACGCGACGGACTGCGCATGCGCTTCGCCGGCTGGTCGCAGCCTCTGCAGAACTACATGGCCGCGCTGGAGGAGGCAGGTCTTGCCATCACCGCGCTGCGGGAGCCTGTTCCAGACACCGGCTCGCAATGGGCGGGGCTGCAGAACTGGGTCCGCATGCCGCTGTTTCTGTGGCTGAAGGCGCGTCCGTTGCCCTGA
- a CDS encoding DUF4287 domain-containing protein encodes MSFQAYLDTIKNKTGQGPEDLMRLADAKGFSEGGKLKASVKAGQIIEWLKADYDLGHGHSMAVYALLTGKRKPGD; translated from the coding sequence ATGTCGTTCCAGGCCTATCTCGACACGATCAAGAACAAGACCGGTCAGGGGCCGGAGGATTTGATGCGCCTCGCCGACGCGAAAGGCTTCTCGGAAGGTGGAAAACTTAAAGCGAGCGTCAAGGCCGGCCAGATCATCGAATGGCTGAAGGCCGACTATGACCTCGGCCACGGGCACTCCATGGCCGTCTACGCGCTGCTGACGGGCAAGAGAAAGCCCGGCGACTGA
- the rpsF gene encoding 30S ribosomal protein S6: MALYEHVFLARQDLSQQQVDELVERFKGVITAGGGSIGRVENWGLKSLTYRVKKNRKAYYTLMDLTCPPAALNEMERQMGLSEDVLRFLTIKVEKHEEGVSAMMQKREERPERGGFGDRDRGDRGPRSFGDRDRGDRGPRSFGDREDRGPRPQRSFEGGAE, translated from the coding sequence ATGGCTCTTTACGAACATGTGTTCCTTGCCCGGCAGGATCTGTCGCAGCAGCAGGTCGATGAGCTCGTTGAACGTTTCAAGGGCGTCATCACCGCAGGCGGCGGCTCGATTGGCCGGGTCGAGAACTGGGGACTGAAGTCCCTCACCTACCGGGTCAAGAAGAACCGGAAGGCATACTACACGCTGATGGACCTGACCTGCCCGCCGGCAGCGCTCAACGAGATGGAGCGCCAGATGGGTCTGTCGGAAGACGTCCTGCGCTTCCTGACCATCAAGGTCGAGAAGCACGAGGAAGGCGTCTCGGCAATGATGCAGAAGCGCGAAGAGCGCCCTGAGCGCGGTGGCTTCGGCGACCGTGACCGCGGCGATCGTGGCCCGCGCTCGTTCGGCGACCGGGATCGCGGCGACCGTGGTCCGCGCTCGTTCGGCGACCGCGAAGACCGCGGCCCGCGCCCGCAGCGCAGCTTTGAAGGGGGTGCAGAATAA
- the rpsR gene encoding 30S ribosomal protein S18 produces MVDINQIPTRRPFHRRRKTCPFSGANAPKIDYKDVRLLQRYISERGKIVPSRITAVSQKKQRELAQAIKRARFLGLLPYVVR; encoded by the coding sequence ATGGTCGACATCAACCAGATCCCGACCCGGCGCCCGTTCCATCGCCGCCGCAAGACCTGCCCGTTCTCCGGCGCCAACGCCCCGAAGATCGACTACAAGGACGTGCGTCTCCTGCAGCGCTACATTTCCGAGCGTGGCAAGATCGTTCCGTCGCGCATCACCGCCGTCAGCCAGAAGAAGCAGCGTGAACTCGCCCAGGCGATCAAGCGCGCCCGCTTCCTCGGCCTGCTGCCCTACGTGGTCCGCTAA
- the rplI gene encoding 50S ribosomal protein L9, whose product MEVILLERISRLGQMGDTVKVKDGFARNFLLPKGKALRANEANKKKFEGQRAQLEARNLERKAEAQQVADKLDGKSFIIVRSAGETGQLYGSVSTRDIADLLTAEGFTVARNQIELNHPIKTIGLTNVAIALHPEVEVTVTLNIARTSEEAERQAKGEMLTTAEAIYGDDINENARPDSFFDPNAEFEGEEEA is encoded by the coding sequence ATGGAAGTCATCCTTCTCGAACGCATTTCCCGCCTCGGCCAGATGGGCGACACCGTCAAGGTCAAGGACGGCTTCGCCCGCAACTTCCTTTTGCCGAAGGGCAAGGCGCTGCGCGCCAACGAAGCCAACAAGAAGAAGTTCGAAGGCCAGCGCGCCCAGCTCGAAGCTCGCAACCTCGAGCGCAAGGCCGAAGCCCAGCAGGTCGCCGACAAGCTCGACGGCAAGAGCTTCATCATCGTCCGCTCGGCTGGCGAAACCGGTCAGCTCTACGGCTCGGTCTCGACCCGTGACATCGCCGATCTCCTGACCGCGGAAGGCTTCACCGTCGCCCGCAACCAGATCGAGCTCAACCACCCGATCAAGACGATCGGCCTCACCAATGTGGCGATCGCGCTGCATCCGGAAGTCGAAGTCACCGTCACGCTCAACATCGCCCGCACGTCGGAAGAAGCCGAGCGTCAGGCCAAGGGTGAGATGCTGACCACCGCCGAAGCCATCTATGGCGACGACATCAACGAGAATGCCCGTCCGGACAGCTTCTTCGACCCGAACGCCGAGTTCGAGGGCGAAGAGGAAGCCTGA
- a CDS encoding SAM-dependent methyltransferase has product MNVFLERIAQRIVRRGNLAITGPNGGTRTFGDGTGPKVHMVIHTRRAERAITLHPSLAIPEAFMEEELDFVEGDVLSFLQLVYQNTGLSWAESTWGKLLNSARLTIRPLQQLNNAYRSRKNVAHHYDLSGDLYKLFLDKDMQYSCAYFERPDMTLEEAQLAKKRHIAAKLKVRPEQTVLDIGSGWGGLGLYIAEAFGADVLGVTLSTEQHQVSTDRAHAEGMDRQVHFELRDYRDLSERFDRIVSVGMFEHVGINHYKTFFDKSAKLLKPDGVMLLHTIGRTGPATTTNAFIRKHIFPGGYIPALSEMMPHIERSGLAVTDVEILRLHYADTLKHWRERFLANRDKVKAIYDERFCRMWEFYLSGSEASFRWQDLVVFQIQLTHKNDVLPVTRDYIGKCEKALEVRDAPQKPLFAKPARRRRVKE; this is encoded by the coding sequence ATGAATGTTTTCCTGGAACGCATTGCCCAACGCATCGTGCGCAGAGGCAACCTGGCCATCACCGGGCCAAACGGAGGGACCCGCACCTTCGGGGACGGAACCGGCCCGAAAGTGCATATGGTGATCCACACCCGCCGCGCCGAGCGCGCCATCACGCTGCATCCCTCGCTGGCCATTCCGGAGGCTTTCATGGAGGAGGAACTCGACTTCGTCGAAGGCGACGTGCTGTCCTTCCTCCAGCTCGTCTATCAGAACACCGGACTTTCGTGGGCGGAATCGACCTGGGGCAAGTTGCTCAACTCGGCGCGGCTGACGATCCGCCCTCTGCAGCAATTGAACAACGCCTACCGGTCACGGAAGAATGTGGCGCACCACTACGACCTCTCCGGCGACCTCTACAAACTCTTCCTCGACAAGGACATGCAGTATTCCTGCGCCTATTTCGAACGACCGGACATGACGCTCGAAGAGGCGCAACTCGCCAAGAAACGGCACATCGCCGCCAAGCTGAAAGTGCGGCCGGAGCAGACCGTGCTGGATATCGGCTCGGGCTGGGGCGGTCTTGGTCTCTATATCGCCGAGGCTTTCGGAGCCGATGTGCTGGGCGTGACGTTGTCGACCGAGCAGCACCAGGTGTCGACCGACCGTGCCCATGCCGAGGGCATGGACCGGCAGGTCCATTTCGAGTTGCGCGACTATCGCGACCTATCCGAACGCTTCGACCGCATCGTTTCGGTCGGCATGTTCGAACATGTCGGCATCAATCACTACAAAACCTTCTTCGACAAAAGCGCCAAGCTCTTGAAACCGGACGGCGTGATGCTCTTGCACACGATCGGTCGAACCGGACCGGCTACCACCACCAATGCCTTCATCCGCAAGCATATTTTCCCCGGCGGATATATTCCGGCCTTGTCGGAGATGATGCCACATATCGAGCGCTCGGGCCTGGCGGTGACGGATGTCGAGATCCTGCGACTGCACTATGCCGACACGCTCAAGCACTGGCGCGAGCGCTTCCTGGCCAATCGCGACAAGGTCAAGGCGATCTATGACGAACGCTTCTGCCGCATGTGGGAATTCTACCTCTCCGGTTCGGAAGCGTCGTTCCGCTGGCAGGACCTCGTTGTGTTCCAGATCCAGCTCACGCACAAGAACGACGTGCTTCCGGTGACGCGCGACTATATCGGCAAATGCGAAAAGGCGCTCGAAGTGCGGGATGCGCCGCAAAAGCCGCTCTTCGCCAAGCCGGCAAGGCGCCGGAGGGTGAAAGAGTGA
- a CDS encoding DUF6875 domain-containing protein, which yields MLGWVESYLMRDHPDLGRTGAVCPFTRQAAKIDTVRLAISSADAANEEEAFALIRRAFSELEKIPCKAGMKHFRTVIVGFPNCSDDEGVAMLQRVQARHKFYSLSRFRMIGFMHAGNEAPGLWNPAFRPLRAPLPVLAIRHLVEQDAPFAARHPLLLAPFLIKFRFDGAKRILAYWRAQKT from the coding sequence TTGCTCGGCTGGGTCGAGTCCTACCTCATGCGCGATCACCCCGACCTTGGGCGAACTGGAGCGGTCTGCCCGTTCACCCGGCAGGCGGCGAAGATCGACACGGTCAGGCTGGCGATCTCGAGCGCCGACGCCGCCAATGAAGAAGAGGCCTTCGCGCTGATCCGCAGGGCCTTCAGCGAGCTTGAGAAAATCCCCTGCAAAGCCGGGATGAAGCATTTTCGCACCGTGATCGTCGGCTTTCCGAATTGCAGCGATGACGAAGGCGTCGCCATGCTGCAACGTGTGCAGGCAAGGCATAAGTTTTATTCGCTGAGCCGCTTTCGCATGATCGGCTTCATGCATGCAGGCAACGAGGCGCCTGGATTGTGGAACCCCGCGTTCCGGCCATTGCGCGCGCCGCTGCCCGTGCTCGCCATCCGCCATCTGGTCGAACAGGATGCCCCGTTTGCCGCACGGCACCCGCTGCTTCTTGCACCGTTCCTGATAAAATTCCGCTTCGACGGCGCAAAACGTATCCTGGCCTACTGGCGGGCACAAAAGACGTGA
- a CDS encoding GNAT family N-acetyltransferase — protein MVDTVEGFQSLQDDWNALAQRSAAPHQLFQDFGFLRHWVSHYLGARHRLQIIVAYRGTNIVAILPLVRQRWLGLDTLRFMGIPVARFSDLLIDADAGEPVVQALRAKIGALRADIIDAPLVRQDSAFVRVGFDQDAAVLSRLDAPFCVLADRIGDDGPGPAYSAKIRSNYRRRVRNLAGPGELLMRQYQAGPEAAGLAHAAVVMKKAWLEREKIGAPTLFDPRFEAFFARMAGDQEALASINVSTLERDERPIGIDLSFDHKGHCFGHVIATDACAEKDGAGSVLVHHVFATAKARGNTVFELLTPASEHKMRHADGVTKVRDLVIPLSVKGRIACQALLVHGLPAAKSLLRRFPASLTRAIASRTGY, from the coding sequence GTGGTCGACACGGTCGAAGGTTTTCAGTCGCTCCAAGACGACTGGAACGCGCTTGCCCAGCGCTCCGCGGCTCCGCACCAGCTGTTCCAGGATTTCGGCTTCCTCCGCCATTGGGTGAGCCACTATCTCGGCGCCCGGCACCGCCTGCAGATCATCGTGGCGTATCGCGGCACGAACATCGTCGCGATCCTGCCTTTGGTGCGCCAACGCTGGCTCGGGCTGGACACGTTGCGCTTCATGGGCATTCCGGTCGCACGGTTCAGCGACCTTTTGATCGACGCGGACGCTGGAGAACCCGTTGTTCAGGCGCTACGAGCCAAGATCGGCGCTCTGCGCGCCGACATCATCGATGCGCCGCTCGTGCGTCAGGATTCGGCGTTCGTCCGCGTCGGGTTCGATCAGGACGCCGCGGTTCTATCCCGGCTTGATGCTCCCTTTTGCGTGCTGGCCGACCGCATAGGCGACGACGGCCCCGGCCCCGCCTATTCGGCCAAGATCCGCTCGAACTATCGCCGCAGGGTGCGCAATCTGGCGGGACCGGGCGAATTGCTGATGCGCCAATATCAGGCGGGGCCGGAGGCTGCCGGGCTGGCCCATGCGGCAGTTGTCATGAAGAAAGCTTGGCTGGAACGCGAAAAGATCGGCGCACCCACCCTTTTCGATCCCCGTTTCGAAGCTTTTTTCGCTAGAATGGCCGGCGATCAAGAGGCACTGGCGTCCATCAACGTCTCGACGCTTGAACGGGACGAGCGGCCCATCGGGATCGACCTGTCGTTCGACCACAAGGGCCATTGCTTCGGCCATGTCATAGCCACCGACGCCTGCGCGGAAAAGGACGGGGCCGGCAGTGTGCTGGTGCATCACGTGTTTGCCACCGCCAAAGCACGCGGAAATACCGTCTTCGAGCTGCTGACTCCCGCCAGCGAGCACAAGATGCGTCACGCCGACGGCGTGACCAAGGTGCGCGACCTCGTCATTCCGCTGAGCGTCAAGGGGCGGATCGCCTGCCAGGCCCTGCTGGTGCACGGACTGCCGGCGGCGAAGTCGCTGCTGCGGCGTTTTCCGGCAAGCCTGACCCGTGCCATTGCCTCGCGGACAGGCTATTAG
- a CDS encoding YnfA family protein, translating into MGIVLFVAAAVAEIAGCFSFWAWWRLEKSPLWLVPGVISLMAFAWLLALAPTDAAGRAYAAYGGIYIAASLLWLWLVEGVRPDRWDIVGAAICIAGASLILLAPRSA; encoded by the coding sequence ATGGGTATTGTTCTTTTCGTCGCGGCGGCGGTCGCTGAAATCGCCGGTTGCTTTTCGTTCTGGGCCTGGTGGCGGCTGGAAAAATCGCCACTTTGGCTTGTTCCCGGCGTCATCTCGCTGATGGCTTTCGCCTGGCTGCTGGCGCTTGCCCCCACCGATGCCGCGGGACGTGCCTATGCCGCCTATGGCGGCATCTATATCGCGGCCTCGCTGCTGTGGCTGTGGCTGGTCGAAGGCGTGCGTCCCGACCGCTGGGATATCGTGGGAGCAGCAATCTGTATCGCCGGCGCGTCGCTGATCCTGCTTGCGCCAAGGAGTGCATAG
- a CDS encoding small ribosomal subunit Rsm22 family protein, which yields MELPAQLKQAVERLLDGLPLNTLKQASRTLSDRYRAEVRDGRLHMGDDIAAKAYLATRLPATYAAVRASLEATSEALPNLAPRTLLDIGAGPGTVLWAASDLWPSIEAATLFEASAAARKVGQMLAGENIAAEIRWLQGDVTVDLPDMAAVDLVTMAYVMDEVAPAALPKLIDRLWRLTADTLLIVEPGTPAGWRRILDARTQLIASGAHIAAPCPHAEPCPLVAPDWCHFSRRVARSRLHRLAKEAEVPWEDEKFIYLAASRTPSALRHSRVLAPPKAGSGKVSLKLCQPDGLASERFLTKRDGEIFKAARRADWGDSLVQG from the coding sequence GTGGAGTTGCCGGCGCAGTTAAAACAGGCGGTCGAGAGGCTGCTGGATGGGTTGCCGCTCAACACGCTGAAACAGGCTTCCAGAACGCTGTCCGACCGCTATCGGGCTGAGGTTCGCGACGGACGCCTGCATATGGGCGACGACATTGCCGCCAAGGCCTACCTCGCCACGCGCCTACCCGCCACCTATGCCGCCGTTCGGGCAAGTCTCGAGGCAACCAGCGAGGCGCTGCCTAATCTCGCGCCCAGAACATTGCTCGACATTGGTGCTGGGCCCGGCACGGTGCTGTGGGCGGCGTCCGACCTGTGGCCGTCCATCGAGGCAGCGACGCTGTTCGAAGCCAGTGCCGCCGCGCGCAAGGTCGGGCAGATGCTGGCTGGAGAGAACATCGCAGCCGAGATCCGCTGGCTGCAGGGCGACGTGACCGTCGACCTTCCCGACATGGCGGCCGTCGATCTCGTCACCATGGCCTATGTCATGGACGAGGTTGCGCCTGCGGCGCTGCCGAAACTCATCGACCGCCTTTGGCGCCTCACCGCCGACACTTTGCTCATCGTCGAACCGGGAACCCCGGCCGGCTGGCGCCGCATCCTCGATGCAAGAACACAGCTGATCGCAAGCGGAGCACATATCGCGGCGCCCTGCCCGCATGCGGAGCCCTGCCCGCTTGTCGCTCCCGACTGGTGTCACTTTTCCCGGCGCGTGGCGCGCTCACGCCTGCACCGGCTGGCCAAGGAAGCCGAAGTGCCGTGGGAAGACGAGAAATTCATCTACCTCGCCGCATCCCGTACACCCTCAGCTTTGCGCCATTCACGCGTACTGGCACCGCCAAAGGCCGGGTCGGGTAAGGTCTCGCTGAAACTCTGCCAGCCGGATGGCCTCGCATCAGAGCGCTTTTTGACCAAGCGCGACGGCGAAATCTTCAAGGCGGCGCGGCGGGCGGACTGGGGCGACAGCCTCGTTCAGGGCTGA
- a CDS encoding replicative DNA helicase: MAEAALKFGAAETPLYREAPNNIEAEQALLGAMLVNNDAFYRVSDFLKSAHFYEPLHRKIFEVSAELIRMGKMANPVTIKTFLPADEKVGDMTVAQYLARLAAEAVTVINAADYGRAIYDLATRRALITVGEDMVNIAYDAPVDMSPSEQIEDAERRLFELAETGRYDGGFEAFTDAVKTAVDMANAAYMRDGHLSGISTGLRDVDRKLGGLQSSDLIILAGRPAMGKTSLVTNIAFNIAEAYQPAQQADGSFKAANGGVVGFFSLEMSSEQLATRIISEQTEISSSKIRRGEITEADFEKLVACAQTMQKIPLFIDATGGISIAQLAARARRLKRQRGLDVIVIDYVQLMQGSAKSSQNRVQEITEITTGLKALAKELNVPIIALSQLSRQVESRDDKRPQLSDLRESGSIEQDADVVLFVYRDEYYLQNKQPEEGTPEYEDWRIKFEKVKGKAELIIAKQRHGPTGTVDLAFEGQYTRFSDLAEEHHLPERFE; encoded by the coding sequence ATGGCGGAAGCAGCTCTCAAATTCGGCGCGGCGGAAACGCCGCTTTATCGCGAGGCGCCGAACAACATCGAGGCCGAGCAGGCGCTGCTCGGCGCCATGCTCGTCAACAACGACGCCTTCTACCGCGTCTCTGATTTTCTCAAGTCCGCGCATTTCTACGAGCCACTGCATCGCAAGATCTTCGAGGTCTCGGCGGAACTGATCCGTATGGGCAAGATGGCCAACCCGGTGACCATCAAGACCTTCCTGCCCGCCGACGAGAAGGTCGGCGACATGACCGTGGCGCAATATCTGGCCCGGCTGGCGGCCGAGGCGGTGACGGTCATCAACGCCGCCGACTATGGCCGCGCGATCTACGATCTGGCCACACGGCGCGCGCTGATCACCGTCGGCGAGGACATGGTCAACATCGCCTATGATGCGCCCGTCGACATGTCGCCGTCCGAACAGATCGAGGACGCCGAGCGCCGCCTGTTCGAACTGGCCGAAACCGGCCGCTACGATGGCGGTTTCGAGGCGTTCACAGATGCGGTCAAGACCGCCGTCGACATGGCCAACGCCGCCTATATGCGCGACGGCCACCTGTCCGGCATCTCCACCGGCTTGCGCGATGTCGACCGCAAGCTCGGCGGCCTGCAGTCCTCCGACCTGATCATCCTTGCCGGCCGCCCGGCCATGGGCAAGACATCGCTGGTCACCAACATCGCCTTCAACATCGCCGAAGCCTACCAGCCGGCGCAACAGGCCGACGGCTCGTTCAAGGCCGCCAATGGCGGCGTGGTCGGCTTCTTCTCGCTGGAAATGTCATCCGAGCAACTGGCCACCCGTATCATTTCCGAGCAGACCGAGATTTCGTCATCGAAGATCCGCCGCGGTGAAATCACCGAGGCCGATTTCGAAAAGCTGGTCGCCTGCGCGCAGACCATGCAGAAGATCCCGCTTTTCATCGACGCCACCGGTGGTATCTCGATCGCCCAGCTTGCCGCGCGCGCGCGCCGCCTGAAGCGTCAGCGCGGTCTCGACGTCATCGTCATCGACTACGTCCAGCTGATGCAGGGCTCGGCCAAATCCTCGCAGAACCGCGTGCAGGAAATCACTGAAATCACCACCGGCCTGAAGGCCCTGGCCAAGGAACTCAATGTTCCCATCATCGCACTGTCGCAGCTGTCGCGTCAGGTCGAAAGCCGTGACGACAAGCGCCCGCAGCTGTCGGACCTTCGCGAATCGGGCTCGATCGAGCAGGACGCGGACGTCGTCCTCTTTGTCTATCGCGACGAATATTACCTGCAGAACAAGCAGCCCGAGGAAGGCACGCCGGAATATGAGGACTGGCGGATCAAATTCGAGAAGGTGAAGGGCAAGGCCGAACTCATCATCGCCAAGCAGCGTCACGGCCCGACCGGCACGGTCGACCTCGCATTCGAGGGGCAATACACCCGCTTCTCCGATCTTGCCGAAGAACATCACCTGCCCGAGCGGTTCGAGTAA